The following proteins are encoded in a genomic region of Moorena sp. SIOASIH:
- a CDS encoding ssl1498 family light-harvesting-like protein, with protein MTFSTNTMTKSTMYTTVDETGVLNNYAPETEIYYAEFPSLEQQRNYISQGAIASFLVSLLILTAFGIS; from the coding sequence ATGACTTTCAGCACTAACACCATGACCAAGTCCACTATGTACACCACCGTTGATGAAACCGGAGTCCTCAACAACTACGCTCCTGAAACCGAGATTTACTACGCAGAGTTCCCTTCACTAGAACAGCAGCGTAATTATATTTCCCAAGGTGCTATAGCTAGCTTCTTAGTCAGCTTGTTAATTTTGACTGCCTTCGGTATCAGCTAA
- a CDS encoding ssl1498 family light-harvesting-like protein: MTFSTNTMTKSTMYTTVDETGVLNNYAPETKIYYAEFPSLEQQRNYISQGAIASLLVSLLILTAFGIS; the protein is encoded by the coding sequence ATGACTTTCAGCACTAACACCATGACCAAGTCCACTATGTACACCACCGTTGATGAAACCGGAGTCCTCAACAACTACGCTCCTGAAACCAAGATTTACTACGCAGAGTTCCCTTCACTAGAACAGCAGCGTAATTATATTTCCCAAGGTGCTATAGCTAGCTTGTTAGTCAGCTTGTTAATTTTGACTGCCTTCGGTATCAGCTAA
- a CDS encoding VWA domain-containing protein, translated as MKVGLHPALNDTNIDANQPSSQRQLSMAISAIAASSSRNVPLNLCLVLDHSGSMHGQPLETVKQAAVGLIERLQPDDRLSIVAFDHRAKVLVRNQPMGNLDQIKRKINRLAADGGTAIDEGLKLGVKELIKAKQDTVSQVFLLTDGENEHGNNESCLKLAELAAENNLTINSLGFGANWNQDILEKISDIATGSLSYIEEPEQALSEFARLFNRMQSVGLTNAYLLLDLMPKVRLAELKPIAQVEPDAIELPAQSEGNRFMVRLGDLMTDSQRVILANLYVGKMPEGRQTIAHVQVKYDDPSSGAQELLSEIVPVQANFQQVYQPVPNPEVQKHILALAKYRQTQIAETKLQQGDRVGAATMLQTAAKTAIQMGDKGAATVLQTNATILQTGEDLSEADRKKTRIVSKTLLQE; from the coding sequence ATGAAAGTTGGTTTGCACCCAGCCCTTAACGATACTAATATTGATGCTAATCAACCGAGTAGTCAGCGTCAGTTATCCATGGCGATTTCTGCGATCGCTGCTTCCTCCAGTCGAAATGTACCGTTGAATTTGTGTCTGGTACTCGACCACAGTGGCTCCATGCATGGACAGCCCCTGGAAACTGTCAAGCAAGCAGCAGTGGGGTTAATTGAGCGCCTGCAACCGGATGACCGCCTCTCGATTGTGGCCTTTGACCACAGAGCAAAAGTGCTGGTTCGCAATCAACCGATGGGCAACCTAGACCAAATTAAACGGAAGATTAACCGACTTGCGGCTGATGGGGGTACCGCCATTGATGAAGGTCTAAAGCTAGGGGTTAAAGAATTAATTAAAGCTAAACAAGACACGGTATCTCAGGTGTTTCTCCTCACTGATGGGGAAAACGAACATGGAAATAATGAAAGCTGCTTAAAATTAGCTGAACTGGCTGCTGAAAATAACTTGACCATCAACAGTCTGGGATTCGGTGCCAACTGGAACCAAGATATTTTGGAAAAAATTTCGGATATTGCTACTGGTAGCTTGTCTTACATTGAAGAACCAGAGCAAGCCCTGAGTGAGTTTGCACGTTTGTTCAACCGCATGCAGTCTGTTGGCTTAACTAATGCTTATCTGTTGTTGGATTTAATGCCAAAAGTGCGGTTAGCAGAACTCAAACCCATCGCCCAAGTAGAACCAGATGCGATTGAACTCCCAGCACAATCAGAAGGCAATCGCTTTATGGTACGTTTGGGAGATTTGATGACTGATTCACAACGGGTGATTCTCGCTAACTTGTATGTTGGTAAAATGCCAGAGGGTCGTCAAACCATTGCCCATGTACAAGTCAAATATGATGACCCATCCAGTGGTGCCCAAGAGTTACTCTCGGAAATCGTGCCAGTCCAGGCAAATTTCCAGCAGGTTTATCAACCAGTTCCCAATCCTGAGGTACAGAAGCATATTCTAGCTTTAGCTAAATATCGTCAGACTCAAATTGCGGAAACCAAATTACAGCAGGGCGATCGCGTCGGGGCTGCCACCATGTTACAAACTGCGGCAAAAACCGCTATCCAGATGGGGGATAAAGGAGCCGCAACGGTACTGCAAACCAATGCTACGATCTTGCAAACTGGGGAAGACCTCTCAGAAGCTGATCGTAAGAAAACCAGAATTGTGTCTAAGACTCTGTTGCAGGAGTGA
- a CDS encoding ATP-dependent Clp protease proteolytic subunit, with protein sequence MKRPIQAVQSTYYGRPAYRTPPPDLPSLLLSERIVYLGMPLVSAVTELIIAELLYLQYDDPDKPIKIYINSTGTSRYDGQPVGFETEAFAICDTINYIKPPIHTICIGSALGMAAMLLSAGTKGCRASLPNATIVLHQPRSYAQGQATDIQIRAQEVLTNKRTMLDILSRNTGQDQEKIAKDMDRFLYMTPHQAQEYGLIDRVLEPQEVDSQIPAGIT encoded by the coding sequence ATGAAACGACCCATCCAGGCTGTTCAATCTACCTACTATGGTAGACCTGCCTACCGCACACCGCCACCAGACTTACCCTCACTGTTGTTAAGTGAGCGGATTGTATATTTGGGTATGCCCTTGGTGAGTGCGGTAACTGAATTAATTATTGCCGAACTGCTGTATTTACAGTACGACGACCCGGACAAGCCAATTAAAATTTACATCAATTCCACCGGCACATCCCGTTACGATGGCCAACCCGTGGGTTTTGAAACCGAAGCTTTTGCCATCTGTGACACCATAAATTACATCAAGCCCCCTATCCACACCATTTGTATTGGTTCAGCCCTCGGGATGGCAGCAATGCTCCTCTCCGCAGGAACTAAAGGCTGTCGGGCAAGTTTACCCAATGCCACTATTGTCCTACATCAGCCCAGGAGTTATGCCCAGGGTCAAGCCACGGATATCCAAATTCGCGCTCAAGAAGTTCTGACCAATAAGAGGACGATGCTGGATATCTTGTCTCGCAATACCGGTCAAGACCAAGAAAAAATTGCCAAAGATATGGATCGGTTCCTTTACATGACACCTCACCAAGCCCAAGAGTATGGTCTGATCGACAGGGTGCTAGAACCTCAAGAGGTTGATAGTCAGATTCCTGCTGGTATTACTTAA
- a CDS encoding ATP-dependent Clp protease proteolytic subunit, with translation MPIGVPKVPYQMPGSQYTEWIDIYNRLYRERIIFLGKEVDDEITNQIIAVMLYLDSEDNSKDIILYINSPGGSVTAGMAIYDTMQHIKSDVVTVCVGLAASMGSFLLAAGKKGKRIALPHSRIMIHQPSGGTRGQATDIEIEAREILRIRHQLNEIYAQNTGQALEKIEKDMDRDFFMSADEAKEYGLIDQVIDQRAP, from the coding sequence ATGCCAATTGGTGTGCCCAAAGTTCCCTACCAGATGCCAGGCAGTCAGTATACTGAGTGGATTGACATCTACAACCGTCTCTACCGGGAACGGATTATTTTTCTAGGCAAAGAGGTTGATGACGAAATCACCAACCAGATCATTGCGGTAATGCTATATCTCGACTCTGAAGATAATAGCAAAGATATTATCCTCTACATAAACTCTCCTGGTGGTTCAGTCACCGCAGGCATGGCTATTTATGACACCATGCAGCATATCAAATCCGATGTAGTCACCGTTTGTGTTGGTCTAGCTGCTTCCATGGGGTCTTTCCTGCTAGCTGCAGGTAAAAAAGGAAAACGAATAGCTTTGCCTCACTCCAGGATTATGATTCACCAACCCTCTGGGGGAACCCGTGGACAAGCTACGGATATTGAGATTGAAGCTAGAGAAATTTTGCGGATCCGCCATCAACTCAATGAAATCTACGCCCAAAATACTGGTCAAGCCCTAGAGAAAATCGAAAAAGACATGGATCGGGACTTTTTCATGTCAGCTGATGAAGCCAAGGAGTATGGCTTGATTGACCAAGTCATTGACCAGAGAGCACCCTAG
- a CDS encoding DnaJ domain-containing protein: MNLADCYRLLGVGPGAKQVEVKESYRRLARRYHPDINPGDKLAQEKFIRFTEAYKLLLTAIDESDREPVLTSATSFGNHSNQPGDSPPPTSTWVTPKPPSVESNQPLSAVEQQLKWDSYHQLQQLLRERRLIRAIALVEALAQRMPQDPEVRQWQAIAYQSWGRHLLKQHKLDQARNYLRKALKTDPYNKSLSAEIEQDFLVIEQMI; encoded by the coding sequence ATGAATCTGGCTGATTGTTATCGCTTATTGGGTGTAGGTCCAGGAGCGAAGCAGGTTGAAGTAAAGGAGTCTTATCGGCGTCTGGCACGTCGGTATCATCCTGATATTAACCCTGGAGACAAGCTTGCCCAAGAAAAGTTTATTCGGTTTACGGAGGCTTATAAGCTTCTCCTCACTGCTATTGATGAGTCTGACCGTGAACCAGTCTTAACCTCCGCCACTAGTTTTGGTAATCACAGTAATCAGCCTGGGGACTCACCTCCCCCAACCTCAACTTGGGTCACGCCTAAGCCACCATCCGTTGAGTCCAATCAACCCCTCTCAGCAGTTGAACAACAGCTGAAGTGGGATTCCTATCATCAACTCCAGCAATTGCTTCGGGAGCGACGGTTGATTAGAGCGATCGCATTAGTAGAAGCCTTGGCTCAAAGAATGCCCCAAGACCCAGAAGTGCGTCAGTGGCAAGCGATCGCTTATCAAAGTTGGGGAAGACACTTGCTTAAACAGCACAAGCTCGATCAAGCTAGAAATTATCTCAGAAAAGCCCTCAAGACTGACCCCTACAATAAGTCTCTCTCGGCTGAGATAGAACAGGATTTTCTTGTGATCGAGCAGATGATCTAG
- a CDS encoding IS607 family transposase, translated as MTLVPLRKAVELTGLSRNTLRKYADNGTIRCEKTPGGTRLFDTESLLSLGRQSRRSATICYCRVSSNKQFDDLARQIAYMHSLFPEAEIVKDIGSGLNYKRKGLRAILERLMRGDQLTLVVACRDRLTRFGFELIEYLVSLNGGKILVLEQPESCPESELTTDLLSIIHVFSCHIHGLRKYGQKIKEDSSVPKP; from the coding sequence ATGACACTCGTACCACTCCGTAAGGCGGTCGAACTTACGGGACTCTCTAGGAACACATTGAGGAAGTATGCGGACAATGGCACGATCAGATGCGAAAAAACACCAGGCGGCACTAGACTTTTTGATACGGAAAGCTTGCTTAGTCTTGGACGACAATCACGGAGATCAGCAACTATCTGCTACTGTCGGGTCAGTAGTAACAAACAATTTGACGACCTCGCCAGACAAATCGCTTACATGCATTCCCTTTTTCCAGAAGCGGAGATCGTCAAAGACATCGGTTCAGGACTCAACTACAAAAGAAAAGGGCTTCGAGCCATACTGGAACGACTTATGCGCGGAGATCAGCTCACGCTTGTTGTTGCCTGTCGAGACCGACTTACCCGATTCGGGTTTGAACTCATTGAGTACTTGGTCAGTCTCAACGGTGGAAAAATCCTGGTTCTCGAACAGCCTGAAAGTTGTCCAGAATCAGAGCTTACAACAGATCTTCTCTCCATAATTCACGTCTTCTCCTGCCACATCCACGGACTCCGAAAATACGGCCAAAAAATCAAAGAAGATTCGAGTGTTCCTAAACCCTGA
- a CDS encoding helix-turn-helix domain-containing protein: MFLNPEQRAMVRQWFGVSRYVFNKTVKILCSVGAATRTDGEVKANWKAIKTGILNDLPEWCKTVPYQIKSIAIKDACTAVRVRSYRKDSGAFIVGRLCR; encoded by the coding sequence GTGTTCCTAAACCCTGAACAACGAGCAATGGTTCGTCAGTGGTTTGGAGTGTCCCGTTACGTTTTCAATAAAACCGTCAAGATACTTTGCTCCGTAGGAGCCGCTACGCGAACAGATGGCGAGGTTAAGGCCAACTGGAAAGCCATCAAAACTGGGATATTAAATGACCTACCCGAGTGGTGCAAGACAGTGCCTTATCAAATAAAATCGATAGCGATAAAGGATGCTTGTACCGCCGTCAGGGTCAGAAGTTACCGCAAGGATAGTGGAGCCTTTATAGTTGGCAGGCTATGCAGATAA